A genome region from Candidatus Methanosuratincola sp. includes the following:
- a CDS encoding RHS repeat-associated core domain-containing protein, whose product RFTGQREEAALGLYFYNARWYDPALGHFLSPDSIMPEPGNALDYHRYAYVRFNPLKYTDPSGHRPKPPTSEGNIICIAGFIPTQVSEGAPFGAILYEADNRDFSHDSTGQSSRFYIWLNADTGEFIGNPKKFVHPTVQLFPDHSLLGGGEHQPRDNHNYFYASRQEDGSI is encoded by the coding sequence CGCTTCACGGGCCAGCGGGAGGAGGCGGCGCTGGGGCTGTACTTCTACAACGCCCGCTGGTATGACCCGGCGCTGGGGCATTTCCTCTCGCCGGACAGCATCATGCCCGAGCCGGGCAATGCGCTCGACTACCATCGCTATGCGTATGTGCGGTTTAATCCGCTCAAGTACACCGACCCGAGCGGCCACCGCCCAAAGCCACCCACCAGCGAAGGCAACATTATTTGTATTGCAGGATTCATTCCAACCCAGGTCTCCGAAGGAGCACCTTTTGGAGCCATACTCTACGAAGCAGATAACCGAGACTTTTCACACGACTCTACAGGCCAAAGTTCTCGTTTCTACATTTGGCTTAACGCTGATACGGGTGAATTTATTGGTAACCCTAAAAAGTTTGTGCATCCAACTGTCCAACTGTTTCCTGACCATTCTTTGCTTGGAGGAGGTGAGCATCAGCCACGAGATAACCATAATTATTTTTACGCTTCCAGGCAAGAAGATGGCTCAATC